Proteins from one Malassezia vespertilionis chromosome 2, complete sequence genomic window:
- the HLJ1 gene encoding Chaperone protein dnaJ (EggNog:ENOG503NWSB; COG:O; TransMembrane:1 (o261-284i)), which yields MESEEAHKALGLAQKHVSDGNTAAALKWARKSVSIHATPEATALVAKLEKQGVSSNGGKQETTTTFTSSTTSTTKTNSQGNQTQYTQQQMEIVRRVKSAGGDFYRVLSLEKTAEEHEVKKSYKKLALQLHPDKNSAPGADEAFKIVSKAFTVLSDKDKRGAYDRFGGDPDSRYGANAASSATNPFAGFGGGARMRPGMGAEIDPQDLFNMFFGGGTAGDGFGGPMFSFGGGPGFRTQYYRPGARPRAAGQRQQAAGNQTGMWFQLLPVLILLAFSLLSYLPALFTTPDPEFRWKSTSLYRAHRTTFDRGVSYYVDPVSFARHPFVTSSSSSSRKGGVLHRFSKENSSPELLRFETRVEESWMKELYRQCENAQEYKRRRILDAHGFFGFGGDRQKIAKIQAEKYESCEQLARLYHIRI from the exons ATGGAATCTGAAGAGGCGCACAAAGCGCTCGGTCTCGCACAGAAGCACGTCAGCGATGGGAATACAGCGGCGGCACTCAAGTGGGCGCGGAAATCGGTTTCTATCCACGCAACGCCCGAGGCCACTGCGCTCGTTGCAAAGCTGGAGAAGCAAGGCGTGAGCAGCAACGGCGGAAAGCAGGAAACGACCACGACATTCACGTCAAGCACAACGAGCACGACAAAAACGAACAGTCAGGGCAATCAGACACAATACACACAGCAGCAGATGGAAATTGTGCGCCGAGTCAAGTCTGCAGGCGGCGATTTCTATCGTGTGCTGAGCCTTGAAAAGACGGCCGAGGAGCATGAAGTGAAAAAGTCATACAAAAAGCTGGCATTACAGCTGCATCCCGATAAGAATTCCGCACCTGGCGCAGATGAGGCTTTTAAGATTGTTTCGAAAGCCTTTACGGTCCTGTCCGACAAGGACAAACGCGGCGCGTATGACCGCTTTGGCGGCGATCCTGATAGCCGGTATGGCGCGAACGCCGCATCTAGCGCTACGAATCCGTTTGCAGGATTTGGAGGTGGCGCGCGTATGCGTCCAGGGATGGGCGCAGAGATTGATCCGCAAGACTTGTTCAACATGTTTTTCGGTGGCGGCACGGCAGGGGATGGATTTGGCGGACCAATGTTCTCCTTTGGTGGCGGGCCGGGATTTCGCACACAGTACTATCGCCCCGGTGCACGTCCACGCGCAGCTGGGCAACGTCAACAGGCCGCTGGGAACCAAACCGGGATGTGGTTCCAGCTGCTACCGGTTCTTATTCTTCTTGCCTTTTCTCTCCTTTCCTACCTACCAGCTTTGTTTACGACCCCAGACCCTGAATTCCGCTGGAAGTCTACGAGTCTTTACCGTGCACATCGCACCACGTTTGACCGCGGTGTCTCGTACTATGTGGACCCTGTTTCCTTTGCGCGTCATCCATTTGTcacctcgagcagctcatCGTCTCGTAAAGGCGGTGTATTGCATCGCTTTTCGAAAGAAAATAGCAGCCCAGAATTGCTCCGGTTTGAAACTCGTGTTGAAGAGTCGTGGATGAAGGAGCTTTATCGCCAGTGTGAGAACGCACAAGAATACAAACGCCGACGTATTCTCGATGCGCATGGTTTCTTTGGCTTTGGT GGCGATCGCCAAAAGATTGCCAAGATTCAGGCTGAAAAGTACGAGAGTTGCGAGCAGCTAGCGCGGCTCTACCATATCCGTATCTAA
- the apm1 gene encoding AP-1 adaptor complex mu subunit Apm1 (COG:U; EggNog:ENOG503NVTZ), whose protein sequence is MASVVAILDLKGKPLIQRSYRDDVDTGIIERFLPLLLDIEEEHGAGAIQPCMSSQGINYMHIRHNNLYLLALSRRNSNAAEILLFLHKLTSVLQEYFKQLEEESIRDNFVILYELLDEMMDFGYPQTTESKILQEYITQESHKLELQVRPPMAVTNAVSWRSEGIRYRKNEVFLDVVESVNLLVNANGNVVRSEIVGAVKMKCYLSGMPELRLGLNDKVMFENMGRTSRGKAIEMEDVKFHQCVRLSRFENDRTISFIPPDGEFELMSYRLNTQIKPLIWAEAVVERHEGSRVEYMVKVKAQFKRRSTANNVEIFISVPDDADSPKFRAATGSVTYAPELSAMVWKIKQLGGGKEYLMRAHFGLPSVGNEESLARRPPINVKFEIPYFTVSGIQVRYLKIVEKSGYQALPWVRYITQNGEYDLRTQTEKSSARLAHFAA, encoded by the coding sequence ATGGCGAGCGTTGTCGCGATATTGGACCTCAAGGGGAAGCCATTGATTCAGCGGTCGTATCGAGATGACGTGGATACGGGAATTATTGAGCGGTTTTTGCCACTGCTACTCGATATTGAAGAGGAGCACGGTGCCGGCGCGATTCAGCCTTGTATGAGCTCGCAAGGCATCAACTACATGCATATCCGGCACAATAACCTATACCTGCTCGCACTCTCGCGGCGGAACTCGAACGCTGCAGAGATTCTTTTGTTTTTGCACAAGCTGACCTCTGTCCTGCAAGAATACTTTAAGCAGCTCGAAGAGGAGTCGATTCGCGACAATTTCGTGATTCTCtacgagctgctcgacgaaATGATGGACTTTGGATACCCCCAGACTACAGAGAGCAAAATTTTGCAAGAGTACATAACACAGGAATCGCACAAGCTAGAGTTGCAGGTGCGGCCGCCGATGGCCGTTACCAATGCTGTGTCGTGGCGCTCCGAGGGGATTCGGTACAGAAAGAATGAGGTGTTCCTCGATGTCGTCGAGAGTGTGAACCTACTGGTTAATGCAAACGGCAacgtcgtgcgcagcgagatTGTCGGTGCGGTCAAGATGAAATGCTATCTGTCGGGTATGCccgagctgcgccttggTTTAAACGACAAGGTGATGTTTGAAAACATGGGACGCACGTCGCGTGGCAAAGCGATCGAGATGGAAGATGTCAAATTCCACCAGTGTGTGCGCCTCTCCCGCTTTGAAAATGACCGCACGATTTCCTTTATCCCGCCGGACGGCGAGTTTGAGCTGATGAGCTATCGCCTAAACACACAAATCAAACCACTGATCTGGGCAGAAGCTGTAGTGGAGCGGCACGAAGGCAGTCGAGTCGAGTACATGGTCAAGGTCAAGGCGCAATTCAAGCGCCGCTCTACGGCCAACAATGTCGAAATTTTTATCTCCGTGCCAGACGACGCCGACTCGCCCAAgttccgcgccgcgactgGCTCGGTAACGTACGCTCCAGAGCTATCCGCAATGGTCTGGAAAATcaagcagcttggcggTGGGAAAGAATATttgatgcgcgcgcactttgGGCTGCCGAGTGTGGGCAACGAAGAatcgcttgcgcgccgtccgcCCATCAATGTCAAGTTTGAAATCCCCTACTTCACCGTATCCGGTATTCAGGTCCGCTACCTCAAGATTGTAGAAAAGTCGGGCTACCAAGCGCTTCCCTGGGTGCGCTACATTACACAGAATGGCGAGTACGatctgcgcacgcagacGGAAAAGTCATCGGCCAGACTCGCCCATTTTGCAGCCTGA
- a CDS encoding uncharacterized protein (EggNog:ENOG503P78P; COG:S), which yields MSPKSLPDPIEEMPMGDIPSTDMQPGADTEDCSATTGAELDAPGAQAQSGESKVSNLDLSTSKDQEEEHDAIDIADSSPSDSDAQPPRTQDAAESDESETRKRAAPTSLDSAEQDKRARHDSSVLREEGEQQSAESMDDSTFRRTHTLWGESTKTLDVYVWDYLRRRSFARTADTFVEECKLPANPAVPLETPLGLLYEYWSVFWDIFSAKVGRAGKEAAAYNEFLAYRHNQKFTEAKRANAMRESSLFASSSSNLSATDSMIPGITQDPLALNMTVPPMVPQQQQSPLMPEQEMNVPFAAAQPSAPPKAPEGQKQQPSTQAPQDTSKLMQHTSGNPASMPMQAKQSQMMMPQQVQPGQSALQGTQLQQLQLQQAMARAQTGQGWMPATLTLQQQQNLLVSAALRQGIPLEELKNMTPAARLALFSSIVPNAGNLAAQQANRQMDPQLQTRLFLQQQQQQQQQQQQQQQQQQQQQQQQQQQQQPKAQPMSPAVPALYGRPPQRPGQMGLNKEEETAQSPILHDAPQPNANGMGAPPMAPFVRSEQPAQNAQGQGLPPGQMGLSKEEDTAQNPIPQQAHNAQGQGLASQQRQMLVMQYQALQNAVKNEWIKAQSAPVPAMSQQFLATAQQLQAKAQSIVALLQSDSSNFSSDAQGQALNPMFRFQLQQAQRANGAGMMQTPNHASGMMGQPVQQQQAQANTGGVLNAQGVQTMGTNVRPTTFNGMDFSNGTTFAPGTTPYFPRQMALNNPNAAMAFQQQQRRVNMGLAQRQARAQAANRAQTMGTDMPGELAMGGVVVNNAGSRGSATAPSTPVPMHASPGNVPRRIPQRGPTQANKPATQFVQGSEQSMPVSPWQSNSVPRGAASPSGSAGKREKNKRRAQNKTPVMSSSAPAQNLAESQVEGGKPEEWHESKSDSGVPAMQTLAELNKNASQTLFGMQTQLLGAPQATLGMPSSMDDLANGMDAFMSTDLSNPSTLGINGAMGGMGTDDFSGMFGVSDIFDFDFDGGAEGNVPGAVMGNANSMNAGGIAKDDKNALDAGSRSDVKAS from the coding sequence ATGTCCCCGAAATCGCTTCCAGACCCTATAGAGGAAATGCCTATGGGGGATATCCCATCTACGGACATGCAGCCCGGTGCAGACACGGAGGACTGCTCTGCCACTACAGGCGCTGAACTGGATGCGCCAGGTGCGCAGGCACAGAGTGGTGAGTCAAAAGTGAGTAACCTCGATCTGTCTACATCCAAGGATCAGGAGGAGGAACATGATGCGATTGATATCGCGGACAGCTCGCCGTCGGACTCCGATGCGCAGCCACCGAGAACTCAAGATGCAGCAGAGAGCGACGAGTCTGAAACTCggaagcgcgctgcacccACGAGCCTTGATAGCGCGGAGCAGGATAAGCGTGCACGGCATGATTCAAGCGTGCTTCGAGAGGAGGGAGAGCAGCAGTCCGCGGAGAGTATGGACGATAGCACCTTCCGTCGCACACACACGTTGTGGGGCGAAAGCACAAAGACGCTGGACGTGTACGTTTGGGACTATTTGCGGAGACGCAGTTTTGCACGTACTGCGGATACGTTCGTCGAGGAGTGCAAGCTGCCCGCAAACCCCGCTGTGCCATTAGAAACACCTCTAGGCCTTTTGTACGAGTACTGGTCCGTGTTTTGGGACATTTTCTCCGCTAAGGTTGGACGCGCTGGGAAAGAAGCCGCTGCATACAATGAATTTCTTGCGTACCGGCATAACCAGAAATTTACGgaagcaaagcgcgcgaatgcGATGCGGGAATCGAGCCTCTttgcaagcagcagcagcaatTTGTCCGCCACGGATAGCATGATCCCTGGAATTACACAGGATCCGCTTGCGCTGAACATGACAGTGCCGCCAATGGTACcccagcagcagcagtCGCCCCTGATGCCCGAACAAGAAATGAATGTGCCCTTTGCCGCAGCACAGCCTTCCGCTCCGCCCAAGGCGCCAGAGGGCCAGAAACAGCAGCCCAGCAcgcaggcgccgcaggaTACGTCAAAACTCATGCAGCATACGTCTGGAAATCCAGCGTCGATGCCGATGCAGGCTAAGCAGTCGCAGATGATGATGCCGCAGCAAGTGCAGCCCGGCCAGTCGGCGCTCCAAGGTACccagctccagcagctccagctccagcaggcaatggcgcgcgcgcaaacagGCCAGGGGTGGATGCCTGCGACGCtcacgctgcagcagcagcaaaaCCTGCTTGTctctgctgcgctgcgccaaggcaTTCCGCTCGAAGAGCTGAAAAACATGACGccggccgcgcgccttgcgctgttCAGCAGCATCGTACCGAATGCAGGCAACCTTGCCGCGCAACAAGCGAACCGCCAAATGGATCCCCAGCTCCAGACGCGGCTTTTCTTGCAgcaacaacaacaacaacaacaacaacaacaacaacaacaacaacaacaacagCAACAGCAACAGCAACAGCAACAGCAACAGCAGCCCAAGGCACAACCAATGTCGCCTGCGGTGCCTGCTCTTTATGGCAGGCCACCGCAACGGCCGGGCCAAATGGGTCTCAATAAAGAAGAGGAAACTGCACAGAGCCCAATTTTGCATGACGCGCCCCAGCCGAATGCAAATGGCatgggcgcgccgccgatggCACCGTTTGTGCGCTCCGAGCAGCCTGCCCAGAATGCACAGGGGCAGGGCCTTCCGCCGGGCCAAATGGGCCTCAGCAAGGAAGAGGATACTGCACAGAATCCAATtccgcagcaagcacaTAATGCACAAGGGCAGGGTCTCGcgtcgcagcagcggcagaTGCTCGTGATGCAGTaccaggcgctgcagaacgCGGTGAAAAACGAATGGATCAAGGCGCAGAGCGCCCCTGTGCCTGCCATGTCGCAGCAGTTCCTTGCCACCGCACAGCAGCTGCAGGCCAAGGCACAGTCCATCGTCGCCCTCCTCCAGAGCGACTCGTCCAACTTTTCCAGTGACGCACAAGGACAAGCGCTGAATCCCATGTTCCGGTTTCAGCTCCAGCAAGCCCAGCGGGCAAATGGGGCGGGAATGATGCAAACGCCGAACCATGCTTCTGGGATGATGGGCCAGCCcgtccagcagcagcaggcgcaagcCAACACGGGCGGCGTGCTCAATGCACAAGGTGTGCAGACAATGGGCACCAATGTCCGTCCAACCACGTTCAACGGCATGGATTTTTCAAACGGCACCACATTCGCGCCGGGCACCACGCCCTACTTTCCGCGGCAAATGGCGCTGAATAACCCCAATGCCGCGATGGCAttccagcagcagcagcgccgtgtcAACATGGGCCTTGCACAGCGACAAGCCCGCGCCCAGGCGGCGAATCGGGCACAGACAATGGGCACAGACATGCCTGGGGAGCTTGCCATGGGCGGTGTCGTGGTGAACAATGCAGGCAGTCGTGgcagcgccacggcgcCATCGACGCCCGTGCCTATGCACGCCTCGCCTGGAAatgtgccgcggcgcatcccGCAGCGCGGCCCGACTCAAGCCAACAAGCCAGCCACGCAGTTTGTGCAAGGAAGCGAGCAAAGCATGCCTGTGAGCCCGTGGCAGTCGAATTCAGTCCCTCGTGGAGCTGCTTCGCCATCAGGCAGCGCAGGCAAGCGGGAAAAGAacaagcgtcgcgcgcaaaacaaGACGCCTGTGATGTCGAGTAGCGCGCCTGCCCAAAATTTGGCCGAAAGCCAAGTAGAGGGGGGCAAGCCGGAGGAGTGGCACGAAAGCAAGAGCGATAGCGGTGTgccagcgatgcagacgcTTGCAGAGCTGAACAAGAATGCATCGCAAACGCTGTTTGGTATGCAGACGCAGCTCCttggtgcgccgcaggccaCACTGGGAATGCCCTCGTCGATGGACGACTTGGCGAACGGGATGGATGCCTTCATGTCAACCGATCTCAGCAACCCGAGCACACTTGGAATCAACGGTGCGATGGGCGGTATGGGCACGGACGATTTTTCAGGCATGTTTGGCGTGTCGGATATCTTTGACTTTGACTTTGATGGCGGTGCGGAAGGCAATGTTCCTGGTGCAGTAATGGGCAATGCAAACTCGATGAATGCGGGTGGTATCGCCAAGGACGATAAGAACGCACTCGATGCTGGGTCGCGCTCGGACGTCAAGGCGTCCTGA
- a CDS encoding uncharacterized protein (COG:J; EggNog:ENOG503NXGM) produces MGVDIKKHHVKTGRRSAPKSEDPYLLLLVKLYRFLARRTDSRFNKVILRRLFMSKINRPPVSVSRIIYLSRNQGGVPKDSESPKTVVVVATITDDNRLLDVPKLSVAALRFTHSARARIEAAGGEAITLDQLAMRAPTGSNTILLRGPKNAREAVRHFGMGPHKHKKPYVRAKGPKFEKARGRRKSRAFHV; encoded by the exons ATG GGTGTTGATATCAAGAAGCACCACGTCAAGACGGGacgccgctcggcgcccAAGAGCGAGGACCCCTACCTTCTCTTGCTTGTGAAGCTTTACCGcttcttggcgcgccgcaccgacTCGCGCTTTAACAAGGTCATTCTTCGCCGCCTGTTTATGTCGAAGATCAACCGCCCGCCCGTGTCTGTGTCGCGCATCATTTATCTCTCTCGTAACCAGGGTGGTGTGCCCAAGGATAGCGAGAGCCCCAAGACGGTCGTTGTTGTCGCCACCATTACTGACGACAACCGTCTCCTCGATGTTCCCAAGCTgagcgtcgctgcgctccgcttCACTCACTCTGCacgtgcgcgcattgagGCTGCGGGTGGCGAAGCGATTACGCTCGATCAGCTCGCCATGCGTGCTCCTACCGGCAGCAACACCATCCTTCTCCGCGGCCCGAAGAacgcgcgcgaggccgTGAGGCACTTTGGTATGGGCCCGCACAAGCACAAGAAGCCCTATGTGCGTGCCAAGGGTCCCAAGTTCGAGAAAGCGCGTGGCCGCAGAAAGTCGCGTGCTTTCCACGTCTAA
- a CDS encoding uncharacterized protein (COG:A; EggNog:ENOG503P5PC) has product MSSSPAARREELHEDMQFGTSARSLTADENVSTEREWQHAQEDDFDRRDARDKDHDPDTRDAPRARSSHYSNDRPRDGGARGAPRRQERPAPSPSHILGAFGLSIRTTERELEEEFSKAGPVEKVVIVYDARTGRSRGFGFITMRDVESATEAVTQINNTELQGRRIRVDFSSTTRAHEPTPGEYRGNPRFTDERERPALTGSSYRGAAYERRSHERDHAYGRHDERRSWGRERGYDKDDRRGWTRDRRDDRRPSYDRDDRRGWARERGDERRGDDRDDRRGWGRDDRSARSRFDAPEWRRNASPTRTRDREASPIHAREQSPRRDEERYERFDDGGE; this is encoded by the coding sequence ATGTCTAGCTCacctgcggcgcgcagggAAGAGCTGCATGAAGATATGCAGTTCGGTACGTCTGCACGCTCTCTCACAGCAGACGAAAATGTTTCTACTGAGCGAGAATGGCAGCATGCGCAGGAGGACGATTTTGAccgacgcgacgcgcgcgataaGGACCACGATCCGGacacgcgcgacgctcctCGTGCACGCTCTTCGCACTACAGCAATGACAGGCCGCGCGATGGAGGTgcacgcggtgcgccgAGACGCCAGGAGCGtcctgcgccgtcgccgtcgcaTATCCTGGGCGCGTTTGGCCTCAGCATCCGTACCAcggagcgcgagctcgaggaggaATTCAGCAAGGCTGGTCCCGTCGAGAAGGTGGTCATTGTGTACGATGCGCGTACTGGCCGCTCGCGTGGGTTTGGCTTCATTACCATGCGCGACGTCGAATCGGCCACCGAGGCGGTGACGCAGATCAACAACACCGAGCTTCAGGGGCGCAGGATCCGTGTAGACTTTTCCAGCACAACGCGTGCACATGAGCCGACGCCTGGCGAGTACCGGGGCAATCCTCGCTTTACagacgagcgcgagcggcccGCATTGACAGGCAGCTCgtaccgcggcgccgcgtacgAGCGCCGCTCACACGAGCGCGACCATGCGTATGGCCGCCACGATGAGCGGCGCTCGTGGGGTCGCGAGCGTGGGTACGACAAGGATGACCGCCGCGGCTGGACGCGTGATCGGCGCGACGACCGCCGGCCCTCGTACGACAGAGATGATCGTCGTGGCTGGGCTAGAGAGCGCGGGGACGAGCGTCGTGGAGACGACCGCGACGATCGCCGCGGTTGGGGACGTGATGACCGCAgtgcacgctcgcgcttcgACGCGCCGGAATGGCGCCGCAATGCAAGCCCTACACGCACACGCGACCGCGAAGCGAGCCcaatccacgcgcgcgagcaaagTCCTCGCCGTGATGAGGAGCGTTACGAGCGATTCGACGATGGCGGCGAGTAA